The segment TTGTTATAAGCTTCTACTTTGAAAGAAGTAATTAGTGGAGAGATAAAGTTATCTTCAACCGACTTTCTGATAGCATCTTTTTCGGGGGTGATAGGCAATGGACGACTCTGGCGAACCATCAATTGGTTACCTTCTTTGTTCCACTCAAAACGAATCATATTGTTTTCGTAGTTCACACCACGGTTTACACCCGCATCATTCAATTCAGCTGGCACACGTTGCAATTTGTTTACAACAAGAAGGTCTCGTCCCATAAGGTCCATAGGTACTTCAAAATAGAAGTCTTTACCCTTCTTGACCACATTAAACAGGCCTTCTTTCTTAGTGGAACTACCCACCAATTCGTCATACTTTTTCTGAGTTGACTCTTCCTTTTTACCTTCTTCTTTCTTCGATTTTTTATTCTTCTTTTTCTTCATCAACTCCACTGAGTCGACTTTGTAGCTTGGAGCAGAGGCTAATATTGGGGTTAAAGATGGTGTTAAAAAAAGCGAAGTGGATAATAGTAGTAGTTTTGATTTGTTATACATACGATCTACGGTCTATATTTATTCTTGATTTATAATATTTATGCGTATTACTTATTTACAGGGGTGCAAAAGTTCCGAAGAATACCCAAATTAGCATACCATTTACACTTTTTTAATATATTATAATATGCTAGGCATAATGCTTGTTTCTTCCTACTTTTGGATTAGTAATCAATAAATAACAGACAATTTGTTATCAAAATGTCAGTTTAATATTCATACAAGAAAAATACAAAGGAGAGTATTTACAAGAATGTAAATTTATTCAAAAGATTCCCTAAAGAACAAATTGAAGCACAAAAGGAGATGGAATACTTTTGCTTTTAAAAGCACAACTCACTGATAACCAAAAAGTCCTTCAACCACGCAAAACAACACGGATTAATAAAAAGAACACCCCTATCCGTATATTCATACAGTACCCCCCCAATAGTTAAACCTTTTATAAGTTAAAAAAGGAGATCAAGATAGAGCAGACTACAAACAGATAGTTAGCAACTTACTCTCTATTATTCACAGAACTAGGAGCTTATTATTTGAATTATTTAACACTCTGCTCCTCTCTAAAAGGCTGAATTTTACTCACTTTAGAGTGAGAAAAAGGGGAAACTACCCTGAAAGTAATTTCCCCTTTTTCTTATTTCTCGTGAATAGACCTGGAAACTATTATCTTGAAATTCACCTGCTGCCCAACAGCTTTTAGTTCCACCTCTTAAAGATTTTCATTCCCAGTCATCTAGCTCTTCATCAATCACCTTTTGAGCCTCAGCCTCGGTAGGAAAAGGACCTTTGTTCATCCAAGCATAACTATTGTAGCGGAAGTTAAAACGTCCTATTCCGTAGCCCTCCCCATCTTCATTGTGCAACACTTGGTAACGCTCGGGTAGAGATTGGAAGTGAAACGGCTGTACATAAATGGGGAGAGATGTCCAATCCACATCTTCAGCAATTCTAAGTTTCTTCACCTTGGCAAATCCCTCATACTGCCCCTCCTCCAAATCAAAAATAGCATGAAAGGGTAACTCCATCCAACTGCTGTAAAAGGGTTCTCCCTTTTGTGCATCCTCCCTCACCTTAGGATTGAAGCAACTCAATGCCTCATACACCTCATCCGACGGAATGAAATAAAAAGGAATTCGACACTTCGTCTCATTCTGGTGTGCCATTCGGCGGTATTTATACCCTATAATGTATCTTTTCATAGCTCAAGCCTCATTAGATATTTATACCTCAAGATAGAAAATTATATAGGATTACAGAAAAAGAGAGGCATAAAAAAAGCCAATTACTTTCGCAATTGGCTGAATGATAAGGTTTATCTATTTTCTTTGTATTTATTAAGATGTGTAAGCCACTTCCAAAGTATCAGTGGAATACGAGTTGCATGCTTCCATGCAAAGTTCTTTTTCAGACAAGCCTTAAATCCAGGAATATAATCTTTATAGCCATAATATTTACTATAAATATACCCCTCAAAGGAACGCCAAAAAGAGACTTGCTTTATCATCTTACCAAGCTCTTCATCAGGAAAGAATTTCTTGAACTCAGCATCCATATAAACTTCCTTCAACTGTCGATCTAAAGATTGACGATAAATCATTCCACCTGGATGTTTGCGATATACACTCATATTATCGTGCATGCCCCACACTTTACCTAAGCTAGCACAAGTAAGGAATAAGCAAATATCCCCATAAATTACTTTAGGATTATTTACATTATTTGAATAGTGTGGAATTATGTCTGATCTAAACAATACAGAGGCAGTAGGAATATAACATCTACGATATAATTCTACAATAGAATATTGACGGTCTTCTATATGAGCAAATACCTCATCCTTCTTATAACCATCAGTCCATGTCATCATAGCATTATGAAAACACATAGAGTAATCAGGATGCGCCTCCATAAAGTCCACTTGCTTCTGTAGTTTGTTGGGATCTGTCCAGTAATCATCGCCCTCACAAAGAGCTATATATTTGCCTTGGGCTCTAGGGTAAATAAAGGTTGAGCCGATACTCACACCCTTACTGAACTGATTTTCAATTTGATAAATAGGTTTTATTATACTAGGATATTTCTGTTCAAATTCCCTTATTACATTTGACGTATTATCTGTAGATGCGTCATCATGAATAATTACTTCAAAAGGAAAAGAAGTTTTTTGTGAAATAAAACCCTCTAAACTTTCTCGAATAAATCCACCATGGTTATAAGCAAGAGTCACTATAGTAACTAATGGTTTATCAATATGTTTAGACTCTTGAATTTCTTCCTCATTTCTCATAAAAATCCTCCTCACGTCCCCACAACTTAGAAAAACGTTGTAACTTCATTTCTTTTTTAAAATCGTTGAGATAATCCACCCAATTATATCTAGGTTCGTATTTTAATTCATTCACTGTCTTTCGAATATCCAGCACAAATTGTTGAGAGTTTCTCTTTTCTGGTTTATATATTATTCGAGATTGTTTTCCTTTGGGATTAAAGACCTTGATTATTCCTTTTACTCTTTCTTCTAGAGTACTGCCCCCACTTCCAATATTATATATACCTCCATCAATCTCCGCTTCTAAAGTTTTCTCTACAATTTGAAGAAAGTCTTTAATGCAAATGGTTTCTAGCAAACGATTTGGATCACCCCAAACTTCGATATCTTTCCCAGCCATGGCTTCATAAATAAAAAATCGATCTGAAATAAGGGTCTTTTTCCCATCAGTATAAGTATAGGGATTTGGATGATATAAATAAACTCTTGACAATCGTAAAATAAATCGTTTTAATCCAAACTCATGATAATAATGCTCGATAAGATCTACAGCTGCATTTTTAGCTATTACATATACTACATGATCACCACTTACAGGAATTTTACGCAAAGAATCTGCAGGGATAGGTACTTTAGTACCAAAAAGATAATTAATATCAAAAAGAGTTTGAGGAAAAACAATACGGTCAACTTTAATACTTTTAGCAAACTCAAGTACATTAAATGTTCCTTGTACAATAGAGGAAATATATAAGTTTGCATCATAGCCATCCATGGAAGCAGGAAGAGCACCAGCAAAATGTAATACAGCATAAATATCCTTAGTAGGTAATTTCTTAAAGTCGTCTTTTTGAGTTATGTCTACTGAATAATAAGGAATGTTATAATCAGAAAAGAAACCATTATCATCTTTACGATGCCCTACAGCTAGAACTTCATAATCTAATTCTTTAAAATGAAGAGATAGATATGCTCCCAAAGTGCCTGTAGCACCAAATATTATTATCTTTTTCATGCTATTGATTGTTTACAATTATCTTGTGATCTCCTTGATAAATAAAGTAACCTATTCTATCTTGAGATTTCGTGAGTTCAATTAAAGGTTTATTTTCAATATGATAATCTATCATCCAAGGTTGTTTATAGTTTTCCTCTATAAAGGATTTAATCTTAGAAGTTTCTTTACTCAAGAAATATACTCCTGATTTTTTACCCTCATTGATATTGGGCTCTGTAAATTGATTAAGAGCTACTTCAATCATTCCCTTAATATAATCATAACCTGTACTCAATTCTACTAATTGATAAGAAATAAAATCGCCGCCACCACGAGCTCCAACTTCTATAAAATAAACATTACCATCAGCATCTATTTTAAATTCGGAATGAGCAGCTCCATTACTAATACCTATCGCATTTAAAATGTTATTAGTATATGTTTTGATTTTCTTCTGCAAATCCAAATTGAGCTGTGATGGCTGATGATGTGCTGTTTCTACAAAATGGGGTGCACCAGTAGTTTCCTTATCAGTTATTGTTAAAATATAATGCTTATTATGAAAAGAGATAGACTCGACAGAGATTTCTTTACCCTCGATATACTCTTCCACTAAAACCTCATGTTGATTAGATGCTGAAAAAGCGTTCCGAATAGCCACATCTAATTCTTCTTGACAAGTAACTTTACTAACACCATTGCTGCATGAGCTATCTGAGGGTTTAATAATAACTGGAAATGTATCAATTGAATAGGTACTTTCATTCAAAATCTCAAAATGAGGTTGAGGACAAGCTCTGTGTTTTTCTATACACCTTCTCATTTTAACTTTATTGGTAGCTTTTAAAGCGGTAGAATAAGATATGCCATTAAAACCACATTTTTCTGCAACATAAGCCATTGTTGGCACTGCTGGTTCAAGAGCATTAGACACAATTCCTTTGATACCCTCACGAATACATAAATCAACAATAGCCTCCTTATCTATAATCGATATATCATGAAAATGATCTGCATAATCTTTACAAAAAGCTCCTTCTGCCCAAGCAATACAATAAGTTTCCAAACCAAGTTCTTTTGCTTTTAGATAAAGTGGCAAGTGTGGCTTACTTGCTCCTAATATTGCAATTTTCATTCTTTATAATCTTTCACGTATATATTTACAAAACCCCTTATTTTAGGCCATATTTCTAGATAAGTCTCACGAGAGCTAAAATGAAAGATTAAAGTACCAAGGGTTTCATTTGCTCCCGTAAATGGATTGACCTTATCTCCTTGAGTCACCCATATATCTTCACTTACCAAATAAGGTCTTATTTCTTTTTCGATTTCAATGTGACTAAAGAATCCTTTTTTATCAGAATACAAAATCAGCTCAGACCATACTCCATCATAATTAAATTCTTCTGGGAAATCAAATGCTTCTCCTAATGCAAGTTGAACAGAAGCTCTTATTGTATCTACTCCTGTAGATAATTTTAATATCTCAGAAATACGATTACCTCCTCCTCGTGGAGAAACTTCCATTATATAAGGAGTTCCATCTACGCTAACTCTTGTTTCTATGTTGTATATAGATGATTGTAATTGTAATAAGTCTAAAAGCCTTTGCAATTCTGATTTTAAAAATTGCTGTTCTGATTTTAACATAGAATTGGGCCATGTAAAACCTGCGGGAGTATATGGATTCATTGCCTTTGGCTCAAACATTTGATCTGAAAATGTACAAAAAACTAATTTTCCAGCAACAGAAAAACAATCCGAATCAGAAGAATATCCTCTTTGCTCTATAAATTCTTCAATAATAAAACGTTCTGAAAAGGAAAATTGAATAGCCTTAGCTACTGCTCCTTCCAATTCGTTAATATCATCAATACGAGTTACTCCCTTGCTCCCAGCCGAATCAACAGGTTTCACTATAACCGGAAAAGAAAACTTATCAATCTCTTTCAGTGCTTCTTTTAAACTAACATAACCTCCTGATTTAGGAGTATTAAATCCATGCTGTGTCAAAAAAGCTCTAAACAAATCTTTATTCTGCAATATTTTTATCGACTCATAAGAACCGGCAAAGGGCAGACTGAGTTTTTCTGCTACATACGCCGCAGTTATAACACCAGGATCTACTGCAAAAGACATAATACCATCAATTTGCAACTTTATTGCCAATTCTAAAATAGCATCTTTATCAATTATACTAACATTGTGATATTCATCAGCATACCGATGTGCAGTATTATAAGGAACATTATCACAGGTTATTACATAGTGTCCTAATTCGTGTGCAGATTGAATTACAGGTACTAAATATCTTAACCCTCCTAATAAAAGAATCTTCTTCATCCTATTTTCTTATAACCTTTATTACGCGTTCAATATCTTTTTTACTTAAGCCTGCATGCATTGGCAAACAAATTACCGAGTTTGCTATTTGGTGGGCTATAGGTAAGTTGGCTGGATTGGCTGAAGCCAATCCTCTATAGGTAGAAAACTCACTAATCAATGGGTAAAAATAGCGACGACCTAGAATGTTTCTCGACTTCATGATCTCATATAAATCATCACGGCTTAGTCCATATTCTGCTTTATCTATAAAGATGGGAAAGTAAGCATAGTTGTGTTTTACTTGCGGTAAATCGCACATACAACGAATGCCTTTCACATCTTTCAAACCCTCTCTATAAGCCTCAGCTACACATTTACGACTGGCTATTGCGTCATCTACTTGTTTTAAATTGAGCAAACCATACGCAGCACGGATCTCATCCATTTTACCATTGATACCGGGAGCAACTACAGTAGTTTCATCTTCAAACCCAAAGTTCTTGAGGTGGTCAATGCGTTTCTTCATCTCTTCGCTATGACAAATCAAGGCACCACCTTCTACTGTATTGTACACTTTAGTAGCATGAAAGCTTAGTGTGGAAATATCACCTGCATTCAATACTGATTCTCCTTTTACATCCACACCAAAGGCATGTGCAGCATCATAAATTACTTTTAGATTATACTTATCGGCTATTTCTTGAATGCGCTGTGTATCACATGGGTTGCCATAGACATGCACGGGCATAATAGCTGTTGTTTTTGGAGTAATAGCAGCTTCTATTTTGTCGGGATCCATGTTTCCTGTACGAGGATCTATATCTACAAATACAGTTTTAATATCATTCCACCACAAAGCGTGAGTAGTTGCCACAAAACTGTAGGGGGTTGTAATGACTTCTCCCGAAATACGAAGGGCTTGCAGTGCCACCATTAGAGGTAGTGTACCATTGGTAAACAAACTGATATAGGGTACTTTTAAGTACTCACACAATGCCTTTTCTAACTCTTGATGATAGTGTCCATTGTTTGTAAGCCACTTTCTATTCCAGATATCCTCAAGATAAGAGATAAATTCTTTTAAATCGGGAAGCAGAGGAGATGTCACAGTGATCGGTTCCTCTTCTTCGTGTTTTGCTGTTATCAAATTTTTGAATGCAGCTAGTAAGT is part of the Bacteroides coprosuis DSM 18011 genome and harbors:
- a CDS encoding NAD-dependent epimerase/dehydratase (COGs: COG0451 Nucleoside-diphosphate-sugar epimerase~InterPro IPR001509~KEGG: pmz:HMPREF0659_A5896 NAD dependent epimerase/dehydratase family protein~PFAM: NAD-dependent epimerase/dehydratase~SPTR: Putative NDP-sugar dehydratase or epimerase;~IMG reference gene:2504107676~PFAM: NAD dependent epimerase/dehydratase family), with the protein product MKKIIIFGATGTLGAYLSLHFKELDYEVLAVGHRKDDNGFFSDYNIPYYSVDITQKDDFKKLPTKDIYAVLHFAGALPASMDGYDANLYISSIVQGTFNVLEFAKSIKVDRIVFPQTLFDINYLFGTKVPIPADSLRKIPVSGDHVVYVIAKNAAVDLIEHYYHEFGLKRFILRLSRVYLYHPNPYTYTDGKKTLISDRFFIYEAMAGKDIEVWGDPNRLLETICIKDFLQIVEKTLEAEIDGGIYNIGSGGSTLEERVKGIIKVFNPKGKQSRIIYKPEKRNSQQFVLDIRKTVNELKYEPRYNWVDYLNDFKKEMKLQRFSKLWGREEDFYEK
- a CDS encoding hypothetical protein (KEGG: lbc:LACBIDRAFT_191394 hypothetical protein~SPTR: Putative uncharacterized protein;~IMG reference gene:2504107674), encoding MKRYIIGYKYRRMAHQNETKCRIPFYFIPSDEVYEALSCFNPKVREDAQKGEPFYSSWMELPFHAIFDLEEGQYEGFAKVKKLRIAEDVDWTSLPIYVQPFHFQSLPERYQVLHNEDGEGYGIGRFNFRYNSYAWMNKGPFPTEAEAQKVIDEELDDWE
- a CDS encoding ATP-grasp fold domain protein, DUF201-type (COGs: COG0439 Biotin carboxylase~InterPro IPR003806~KEGG: cbk:CLL_A3240 putative carbamoyl-phosphate synthase large chain~PFAM: ATP-grasp fold, DUF201-type~SPTR: Putative carbamoyl-phosphate synthase;~IMG reference gene:2504107677~PFAM: D-ala D-ala ligase C-terminus; overlaps another CDS with the same product name) — translated: MKIAILGASKPHLPLYLKAKELGLETYCIAWAEGAFCKDYADHFHDISIIDKEAIVDLCIREGIKGIVSNALEPAVPTMAYVAEKCGFNGISYSTALKATNKVKMRRCIEKHRACPQPHFEILNESTYSIDTFPVIIKPSDSSCSNGVSKVTCQEELDVAIRNAFSASNQHEVLVEEYIEGKEISVESISFHNKHYILTITDKETTGAPHFVETAHHQPSQLNLDLQKKIKTYTNNILNAIGISNGAAHSEFKIDADGNVYFIEVGARGGGDFISYQLVELSTGYDYIKGMIEVALNQFTEPNINEGKKSGVYFLSKETSKIKSFIEENYKQPWMIDYHIENKPLIELTKSQDRIGYFIYQGDHKIIVNNQ
- a CDS encoding DegT/DnrJ/EryC1/StrS aminotransferase (COGs: COG0399 pyridoxal phosphate-dependent enzyme apparently involved in regulation of cell wall biogenesis~InterPro IPR000653~KEGG: bfr:BF2581 aminotransferase~PFAM: DegT/DnrJ/EryC1/StrS aminotransferase~SPTR: Putative uncharacterized protein;~IMG reference gene:2504107679~PFAM: DegT/DnrJ/EryC1/StrS aminotransferase family), whose product is MEIGKRNYKKVEYHNLLAAFKNLITAKHEEEEPITVTSPLLPDLKEFISYLEDIWNRKWLTNNGHYHQELEKALCEYLKVPYISLFTNGTLPLMVALQALRISGEVITTPYSFVATTHALWWNDIKTVFVDIDPRTGNMDPDKIEAAITPKTTAIMPVHVYGNPCDTQRIQEIADKYNLKVIYDAAHAFGVDVKGESVLNAGDISTLSFHATKVYNTVEGGALICHSEEMKKRIDHLKNFGFEDETTVVAPGINGKMDEIRAAYGLLNLKQVDDAIASRKCVAEAYREGLKDVKGIRCMCDLPQVKHNYAYFPIFIDKAEYGLSRDDLYEIMKSRNILGRRYFYPLISEFSTYRGLASANPANLPIAHQIANSVICLPMHAGLSKKDIERVIKVIRK
- a CDS encoding glycosyl transferase family 2 (InterPro IPR001173~KEGG: bth:BT_2882 glycosyltransferase~PFAM: Glycosyl transferase, family 2~SPTR: Glycosyltransferase;~IMG reference gene:2504107675~PFAM: Glycosyl transferase family 2), with protein sequence MRNEEEIQESKHIDKPLVTIVTLAYNHGGFIRESLEGFISQKTSFPFEVIIHDDASTDNTSNVIREFEQKYPSIIKPIYQIENQFSKGVSIGSTFIYPRAQGKYIALCEGDDYWTDPNKLQKQVDFMEAHPDYSMCFHNAMMTWTDGYKKDEVFAHIEDRQYSIVELYRRCYIPTASVLFRSDIIPHYSNNVNNPKVIYGDICLFLTCASLGKVWGMHDNMSVYRKHPGGMIYRQSLDRQLKEVYMDAEFKKFFPDEELGKMIKQVSFWRSFEGYIYSKYYGYKDYIPGFKACLKKNFAWKHATRIPLILWKWLTHLNKYKENR
- a CDS encoding ATP-grasp fold domain protein, DUF201-type (COGs: COG0439 Biotin carboxylase~InterPro IPR003806~KEGG: bth:BT_3374 putative carbamoyl-phosphate-synthetase~PFAM: ATP-grasp fold, DUF201-type~SPTR: Putative carbamoyl-phosphate-synthetase;~IMG reference gene:2504107678~PFAM: D-ala D-ala ligase C-terminus; overlaps another CDS with the same product name), which codes for MKKILLLGGLRYLVPVIQSAHELGHYVITCDNVPYNTAHRYADEYHNVSIIDKDAILELAIKLQIDGIMSFAVDPGVITAAYVAEKLSLPFAGSYESIKILQNKDLFRAFLTQHGFNTPKSGGYVSLKEALKEIDKFSFPVIVKPVDSAGSKGVTRIDDINELEGAVAKAIQFSFSERFIIEEFIEQRGYSSDSDCFSVAGKLVFCTFSDQMFEPKAMNPYTPAGFTWPNSMLKSEQQFLKSELQRLLDLLQLQSSIYNIETRVSVDGTPYIMEVSPRGGGNRISEILKLSTGVDTIRASVQLALGEAFDFPEEFNYDGVWSELILYSDKKGFFSHIEIEKEIRPYLVSEDIWVTQGDKVNPFTGANETLGTLIFHFSSRETYLEIWPKIRGFVNIYVKDYKE